One segment of Pristis pectinata isolate sPriPec2 chromosome 3, sPriPec2.1.pri, whole genome shotgun sequence DNA contains the following:
- the LOC127567990 gene encoding filensin yields the protein MSGTCDLHEVEKAKDEKSDPFSVWTGTDFAKPGLQSLEEFNIRFSRYVNRTRTFNQSSTSLGKQLESLRQVKELSGLEDVFTEQIKQNQQRIWDLHNELNRLEQELKDAQRALDDYRTQYRTECEHHEQLQDSVADLIKDINEALLRNLELQVRTQFLQEDIDSTKERNMKNLAEIQSYMNILKQVHQPSSHESPAMLSSEGATQEQIARTVEGHYLDQMQSYNEQIEDLRKKTEEAETSLEMCANECRQVVMYQQSLENELERYKRFIADEDYQLQSIVVSEAQTSPLDTSSQYECVQDSPEGKGASEEEGKLERYSEINVQNGNMKSNEDKEGVWDAGLDDVPDGAQISRVYDALCNMVRERMKKDKRPVVPAAEFYTKGHRVLVTGEASYMDPFFSASVPARSQVIVTFDDDRHPGPIDIQPQPGLPTPLKHNGNGDGENGFDSSTEKDEDKFEDKKQDDRKSDANGEPKKPPLPPLVPPPAPPPSVPEPSQVSDNKPIPFSGPSQPHPEPSAPDDLRSKFTTDHKEQKDGEEQTRIITPTQPLSSDKKQQKEPKYKYYEKIEMVEAVETFADNELQGYEETSTIVETTVEKTNQDMRAKKL from the exons ATGTCTGGAACGTGTGACTTACATGAGGTGGAGAAGGCAAAAGATGAAAAATCAGACCCGTTCAGTGTGTGGACCGGGACAGATTTTGCAAAGCCAGGTTTGCAAAGCTTAGAAGAGTTCAACATCCGCTTTAGCAGATACGTCAATCGAACCCGGACCTTTAACCAAAGTAGCACTTCACTTGGCAAGCAGCTGGAGAGTCTGCGACAGGTCAAAGAGCTCTCGGGTCTTGAGGATGTATTTACTGAACAGATTAAGCAGAACCAGCAGAGAATCTGGGACCTGCACAATGAACTTAACCGTCTTGAACAGGAATTGAAGGATGCGCAGCGTGCCCTGGATGACTATCGCACCCA ATACAGGACTGAATGTGAACATCATGAACAACTGCAGGATAGTGTTGCAGACCTGATTAAG GATATAAATGAAGCTTTATTAAGGAATCTGGAACTCCAGGTCCGTACTCAGTTCCTGCAGGAAGACATAGACTCCACTAAAGAAAGAAACATGAAG aacctAGCTGAGATTCAGAGCTACATGAATATCCTAAAGCAAGTCCACCAGCCCTCAAGTCATGAATCACCAGCTATGTTAAGCTCCGAG GGTGCAACACAAGAGCAGATAGCCAGGACCGTGGAGGGGCATTACTTGGATCAGATGCAATCATACAATGAGCAAATAGAAGACCTGAGGAAGAAGACAGAAGAAGCTGAGACAAGCTTGGAAATGTGTGCCAATGAGTGTCGACAAGTTGTTATGTACCAACAATCGTTGGAAAATGAGCTGGAGCGCTACAAGCGGTTTATTGCAGACGAAGATTACCA ATTGCAATCCATAGTGGTGAGTGAAGCACAAACTAGCCCTTTGGACACAAGTTCTCAATATGAGTGTGTACAAGATTCTCCAGAGGGCAAGG GTGCCAGTGAAGAGGAAGGAAAACTGGAAAGATATTCAGAAATCAATGTTCAAAATGGAAATATGAAAAGTAATGAGGATAAAGAGGGAGTCTGGGATGCTGGCCTGGATGATGTACCAGATGGAGCACAGATAAGTAGAGTTTATGATGCATTGTGTAACatggtgagagagagaatgaaaaaggACAAGAGACCAGTAGTACCTGCAGCAGAGTTCTACACCAAAGGGCACCGTGTGCTGGTTACAGGTGAAGCCAGTTATATGGATCCATTCTTCAGTGCATCAGTTCCTGCGAGGAGTCAAGTTATTGTAACTTTTGATGATGATCGCCATCCAGGTCCCATTGATATCCAACCCCAACCAGGCCTGCCCACGCCATTAAAACACAATGGAAATGGTGATGGAGAAAATGGATTTGACTCCAGTACTGAGAAAGATGAAGACAAGTTTGAAGATAAAAAGCAAGATGATAGAAAATCAGATGCTAACGGAGAACCCAAAAAACCTCCACTTCCACCATTAGTACCacccccagcaccaccaccatcaGTGCCAGAACCCTCACAAGTCTCAGATAACAAGCCAATACCTTTCAGTGGTCCATCTCAGCCCCACCCAGAACCAAGTGCCCCTGACGATTTGAGATCTAAATTTACTACCGATCACAAAGAACAGAAAGATGGTGAGGAACAAACCAGAATTATCACGCCAACACAGCCACTGTCATCAGATAAGAAACAACAAAAGGAGCCGAAGTATAAATACTATGAAAAGATAGAAATGGTTGAAGCAGTTGAGACATTCGCAGACAATGAACTGCAAGGTTATGAAGAAACCTCCACGATTGTTGAAACCACTGTAGAAAAAACAAATCAAGATATGAGAGCAAAGAAACTTTAA